In Curtobacterium sp. TC1, the following proteins share a genomic window:
- the trpB gene encoding tryptophan synthase subunit beta — protein sequence MTSLRDLHGPYFGDFGGRFVPESLVLALDELEAAFRAAWADPAFRAELDELQRDYTGRPSIITEVPRFAKHAGGARVILKREDLNHTGSHKINNVLGQALVARRLGKTRLIAETGAGQHGVATATAAALFGMDCVVYMGAVDTERQALNVARMRLLGAEVIPVETGSRTLKDAINEALRDWVANVDSTHYLLGTVAGPHPFPEMVREFHKVIGEEARQQVLDRVGRLPDAVAACVGGGSNAMGIFEAFLDDESVALHGFEAGGDGVETGRHAASITLGREGVLQGAKSYLMQDEDGQTIESHSISAGLDYPSVGPEHAYLASIGRAKYAPITDTEAMEAFRLLSQTEGIIPAIESSHALAGAIKLGKELGPEGVVLVNLSGRGDKDVASASRYFGILDENAVQL from the coding sequence GTGACCTCACTCCGCGACCTGCACGGCCCCTACTTCGGTGACTTCGGGGGACGCTTCGTCCCCGAGTCGCTCGTCCTCGCGCTCGACGAGCTCGAGGCAGCCTTCCGCGCGGCCTGGGCCGACCCGGCGTTCCGTGCGGAACTCGACGAGCTCCAGCGCGACTACACCGGGCGTCCGTCGATCATCACCGAGGTGCCGCGGTTCGCGAAGCACGCCGGCGGTGCCCGGGTGATCCTCAAGCGCGAGGACCTCAACCACACCGGTTCGCACAAGATCAACAACGTGCTCGGCCAGGCGCTCGTGGCCCGACGGCTCGGCAAGACCCGCCTCATCGCGGAGACCGGTGCCGGCCAGCACGGCGTGGCCACCGCGACCGCCGCGGCGCTGTTCGGCATGGACTGCGTCGTGTACATGGGCGCCGTGGACACCGAGCGTCAGGCGCTCAACGTCGCCAGGATGCGGTTGCTCGGTGCCGAGGTGATCCCGGTCGAGACCGGATCGCGCACCCTCAAGGACGCCATCAACGAGGCACTCCGCGACTGGGTGGCGAACGTCGACTCGACCCACTACCTGCTCGGCACGGTCGCCGGCCCGCACCCGTTCCCGGAGATGGTGCGCGAGTTCCACAAGGTCATCGGCGAAGAAGCCCGCCAGCAGGTCCTCGACCGCGTCGGCCGTCTGCCGGACGCCGTCGCCGCGTGCGTCGGTGGCGGCTCGAACGCGATGGGCATCTTCGAGGCGTTCCTCGACGACGAGTCCGTCGCACTGCACGGCTTCGAGGCCGGCGGCGACGGCGTCGAGACCGGTCGGCACGCCGCGAGCATCACCCTCGGACGCGAAGGCGTCCTGCAGGGTGCGAAGTCGTACCTCATGCAGGACGAGGACGGCCAGACCATCGAGAGCCACAGCATCTCCGCCGGGCTCGACTACCCGAGCGTCGGGCCGGAGCACGCCTACCTGGCGTCGATCGGTCGTGCGAAGTACGCGCCGATCACCGACACCGAGGCGATGGAGGCGTTCCGTCTGCTCAGCCAGACCGAGGGCATCATCCCCGCGATCGAGTCGTCGCACGCCCTGGCGGGTGCGATCAAGCTCGGCAAGGAGCTCGGCCCCGAGGGCGTCGTGCTCGTGAACCTGTCCGGCCGTGGTGACAAGGACGTCGCGTCCGCCAGCCGCTACTTCGGCATCCTCGACGAGAACGCGGTGCAGCTGTGA
- the trpC gene encoding indole-3-glycerol phosphate synthase TrpC, whose translation MLETLVAGALEDAAARRVDRPYSDVERDLDRVASSLDALAFLAPGDRVKILAEVKRASPSRGSMAPIEDPAALAADYERGGASTISVLTEGRKFLGSLADLEAVKARVGVPVLRKDFIADPYQVVEARAAGADVVLLIVAALEQQQLVELHTLAEELGMRVLVEAHSADEVSRGLDAGARILGVNARDLTDFSLDRDLFGSLADRIPDGVVRVAESAVAGPDDVAHYRAAGADVVLVGEALVTGADPATTLASFIEAADRG comes from the coding sequence GTGCTCGAGACCCTCGTCGCGGGCGCGCTCGAGGACGCCGCCGCCCGTCGTGTCGACCGTCCCTACTCGGACGTCGAACGCGACCTCGACCGGGTGGCGTCGTCGCTCGACGCCCTCGCGTTCCTCGCCCCGGGCGACCGGGTGAAGATCCTCGCCGAGGTCAAACGCGCCAGTCCGTCGCGCGGCTCGATGGCCCCCATCGAGGACCCGGCCGCACTCGCTGCCGACTACGAACGCGGTGGCGCGTCGACGATCAGCGTCCTGACCGAGGGGCGCAAGTTCCTCGGCAGCCTCGCCGACCTCGAAGCCGTCAAGGCCCGTGTCGGCGTCCCCGTCCTGCGCAAGGACTTCATCGCCGACCCGTACCAGGTCGTCGAGGCACGGGCTGCCGGCGCCGACGTGGTGCTGCTCATCGTGGCGGCACTCGAGCAGCAGCAGCTGGTCGAGCTCCACACGCTGGCCGAAGAGCTCGGCATGCGTGTGCTCGTCGAGGCGCACTCCGCCGACGAGGTCTCCCGTGGCCTCGACGCCGGCGCGCGGATCCTCGGCGTCAACGCGCGCGACCTCACCGACTTCTCGCTCGACCGCGACCTGTTCGGGTCCCTCGCCGACCGCATCCCCGACGGGGTCGTGCGTGTCGCGGAGTCCGCCGTGGCGGGTCCCGACGACGTCGCCCACTACCGCGCCGCGGGTGCCGACGTCGTCCTGGTCGGGGAAGCGCTCGTCACCGGTGCCGACCCCGCCACCACCCTCGCGTCGTTCATCGAGGCCGCCGACCGCGGCTGA
- a CDS encoding HGxxPAAW family protein — translation MSNTEPAELGEGHSPAAWTAVVIMLIGFAAGTLFFWFDQAWGVWASAAVVVIGLVIGAVMAKAGYGVNGPKYVAKHHAE, via the coding sequence GTGAGCAACACTGAGCCCGCAGAACTCGGCGAAGGCCACTCGCCGGCCGCCTGGACCGCCGTCGTGATCATGCTGATCGGATTCGCGGCAGGCACGCTGTTCTTCTGGTTCGACCAGGCGTGGGGCGTCTGGGCCTCTGCTGCGGTCGTCGTCATCGGGCTGGTCATCGGCGCGGTCATGGCGAAGGCGGGCTACGGCGTCAACGGTCCGAAGTACGTCGCCAAGCACCACGCCGAGTAG